From a region of the Brevibacterium siliguriense genome:
- a CDS encoding aspartate aminotransferase family protein, giving the protein MTISDYANRAQQHLFPHFTTGKVWNDDDLPIIVEGHGSYLTDERGDQYLDGLAGLFCANIGHGRQDIPQAAYEQMSKLAYWTNWGSAHPAAVDAATRIAGHAPGDLDTVFFVNSGSEAVESAVKFARQYHRSQGQPERTKIIARDMAYHGTTLGALAVTGIPAYKEPFGELMPGVFHVPNTLGEEVPTGGTAADLPSIQAIRELIEREGGDTFAALFAEPVQNSRGALVPPEGYWQELRKICDEHGILLVADEVITGFGRLGEWFGSIKFDVVPDLITFAKGSTSGYMPLGGVIIRKPLAEALLDSPDAGTFTHGATWGGHPVATAVATANLIALEEENVPGNVRSLAPYFQNGLDRITDSYRCIKEYRGTGFFYAIEMMADRDTGAELTPDASKQVLTEVIPKSMKEVGLITRPDNRGATMLVLSPPLVADQAVLDDLLDKVDHVMGSVDKHLGVSTLSAAV; this is encoded by the coding sequence GTGACGATCTCGGATTATGCAAATCGTGCCCAGCAGCATCTTTTTCCCCACTTCACCACCGGCAAAGTGTGGAATGACGACGATCTTCCGATCATCGTCGAAGGGCACGGAAGTTACCTCACCGACGAACGAGGAGACCAGTACCTCGACGGTCTGGCCGGCCTGTTCTGTGCAAACATCGGCCACGGACGCCAGGACATCCCTCAGGCGGCCTACGAGCAGATGAGCAAGCTCGCGTACTGGACGAACTGGGGTTCGGCCCATCCCGCAGCCGTGGATGCAGCCACTCGCATCGCCGGCCACGCCCCGGGTGACCTCGACACCGTCTTCTTCGTGAATTCCGGATCCGAGGCCGTTGAGTCCGCTGTGAAGTTCGCTCGCCAATACCACCGGTCGCAGGGACAGCCCGAACGCACGAAGATCATCGCCAGGGACATGGCCTACCACGGCACCACCCTCGGTGCCCTCGCCGTTACGGGCATCCCCGCCTACAAGGAGCCTTTCGGCGAACTCATGCCCGGAGTCTTCCACGTGCCGAACACTTTGGGAGAAGAGGTCCCGACCGGGGGCACCGCCGCCGACCTGCCCTCGATCCAGGCCATCAGAGAACTCATCGAACGGGAAGGCGGAGACACCTTCGCCGCACTGTTCGCGGAGCCCGTCCAGAACTCGCGAGGAGCACTCGTACCGCCGGAGGGCTACTGGCAGGAGCTGCGGAAGATCTGCGACGAACACGGAATCCTCCTCGTCGCCGACGAAGTGATCACCGGGTTCGGGCGACTGGGCGAATGGTTCGGTTCGATCAAATTCGACGTCGTGCCCGACCTCATCACCTTCGCCAAGGGTTCGACCTCGGGCTACATGCCCCTCGGCGGAGTCATCATCCGCAAGCCGCTCGCAGAGGCCCTGCTCGACTCGCCCGATGCCGGGACTTTCACCCACGGAGCCACCTGGGGTGGTCATCCGGTGGCCACCGCGGTCGCCACCGCCAACCTCATCGCGCTGGAAGAGGAGAATGTCCCCGGCAATGTCCGCAGCCTCGCACCCTACTTCCAGAACGGCCTCGACCGAATCACCGACTCCTACCGGTGCATCAAGGAGTACCGTGGCACCGGATTCTTCTACGCCATCGAGATGATGGCTGACCGAGACACCGGTGCCGAACTCACCCCAGATGCGTCGAAGCAGGTGCTCACCGAAGTCATCCCGAAGTCGATGAAGGAGGTCGGACTCATCACTCGACCCGACAACCGCGGTGCCACGATGCTCGTGCTCTCGCCGCCGCTGGTCGCGGACCAGGCCGTCCTCGACGATCTGCTCGACAAGGTCGACCACGTCATGGGATCCGTCGACAAGCACCTCGGCGTCTCCACGCTGTCGGCCGCGGTCTGA
- the pdxR gene encoding MocR-like pyridoxine biosynthesis transcription factor PdxR, which yields MISRDHSAEPALGYPARSPIEISPASKEPLYRQLRRALEHQILSGAYSPDVALPSSRDLAHELGLSRNTVNAAIQELVATGLIEARPRSGHFVNSRLLAERRHEEEGSEPAAGSIDWEQKIRPVRDIHLPEITKTKNWQNYPYPFVAGQVDPDEFPRLAWAKALRTAMEPEHLPFSVRDAIDEDDPLLVKLLCQRVLPSRGIHVDTENVLVTAGSQQGLDLLAQLLVGPDTTVGVEDPGYVDAKHAFARVGGQLFPLKVDDRGMIPPPSRLDLVYVTPSHHSPTNVTLDSSRRTQLLTHMRDSDSLIIEDDYDSEFRYRGKPTPALKALPSSEHVIYLGSFSKFLAPGLRLGYIVAEPELIRRMRRHRRYSIRHVPGHTQRAMALLIESGQYHRTISRRRTQLRKKWETLTAALDHHLPWTVPFPAGGVSVWIEAPAHLDARLLAEECLRRGVVIERGDPFFLSPDAHRNNFRLGFAAIDLESIEPGVRILAEAIDAVIGDR from the coding sequence ATGATCTCCCGCGACCACAGCGCCGAACCCGCCCTCGGCTACCCCGCCCGATCACCGATCGAGATCTCTCCGGCTTCGAAGGAACCGCTCTACCGGCAGCTGCGCAGAGCGCTCGAACACCAGATCCTCTCCGGTGCCTACAGCCCAGATGTGGCACTGCCCTCGTCACGAGACCTGGCACATGAACTCGGGCTCTCGCGCAACACCGTCAATGCCGCGATCCAGGAACTCGTCGCCACCGGACTCATCGAAGCCCGTCCACGCAGCGGTCACTTCGTCAACAGCCGGCTGCTCGCCGAGCGCCGCCATGAGGAGGAGGGATCCGAACCTGCCGCCGGTTCTATCGACTGGGAGCAGAAGATCAGGCCCGTCCGCGACATCCACCTGCCGGAGATCACGAAGACGAAGAACTGGCAGAACTACCCTTACCCATTCGTCGCCGGCCAAGTCGACCCCGACGAATTCCCCCGACTTGCGTGGGCCAAGGCCCTGCGCACCGCCATGGAACCCGAGCATCTGCCGTTCTCCGTCCGCGACGCCATAGACGAAGACGATCCGCTGCTGGTCAAACTGCTGTGCCAGCGAGTTCTGCCGAGCCGCGGCATCCATGTCGATACAGAGAATGTACTCGTCACAGCAGGATCCCAACAGGGACTCGACCTCCTGGCACAGCTGCTCGTCGGGCCGGACACCACCGTCGGCGTCGAAGATCCCGGATACGTCGACGCCAAACATGCCTTCGCCCGAGTCGGCGGCCAACTGTTTCCGTTGAAGGTCGACGATCGGGGCATGATCCCACCGCCGAGCCGGCTCGACCTCGTCTACGTCACCCCCAGCCACCACAGCCCCACAAACGTCACCCTCGATTCCTCGCGTCGAACGCAGCTGCTGACTCACATGCGTGATTCGGACTCGCTCATCATCGAAGACGACTACGATTCGGAGTTCCGATACCGAGGCAAACCCACCCCCGCGCTCAAGGCCCTGCCCAGTTCCGAGCACGTGATCTATCTGGGCTCATTCTCCAAATTCCTCGCCCCCGGCCTGCGACTGGGTTACATCGTTGCGGAACCCGAACTCATCAGGCGCATGCGCAGGCACAGACGCTATTCCATCCGCCACGTCCCGGGACACACCCAACGAGCCATGGCGCTGCTCATCGAATCCGGCCAATACCACCGAACGATTTCGCGCCGCCGCACCCAGCTGCGTAAGAAATGGGAGACCCTGACAGCCGCACTCGACCATCACCTGCCGTGGACCGTGCCCTTCCCCGCCGGAGGGGTCAGCGTGTGGATCGAAGCCCCTGCGCATCTCGATGCGAGACTCCTCGCCGAAGAATGCCTGCGCCGAGGCGTCGTGATCGAACGCGGCGATCCGTTCTTCCTCTCCCCCGACGCCCACCGCAACAACTTCCGACTCGGCTTCGCGGCCATCGACCTCGAATCCATCGAACCCGGTGTGCGGATCCTCGCCGAGGCGATCGACGCCGTCATCGGGGACCGCTGA
- a CDS encoding universal stress protein, translating to MRYVVGITLDRRDRDAVSLALTLARSVVAPHSVAIELVHVIRGPQPDHAQSAQEREFQQLRKDSALEGLAKVSDLIPKSIRSTVTVHFAESMAEGLLEIASTGPCDLIIVGAASRGPFRRFTVGSVANALLHSASVPVALAPSGYLPPSRLTRLTCAMGTRVGADAVLDVSISSSVRHDVPLRLISLIGLDSSPNTPDGRSPADHARALLLSASQQVDDAVEVMVDVAHGRSVDSAVERLSWDDSEIVIIGSSRLAQPKSLFLGATANKMLRSLPVPMVVVPRYPAPDIAPDKDLSV from the coding sequence ATGCGTTACGTCGTCGGAATCACTTTGGACAGACGCGACAGAGATGCCGTCTCTTTGGCCCTCACTCTGGCACGCTCCGTCGTTGCCCCGCACAGTGTCGCCATCGAACTCGTCCATGTTATTCGCGGGCCGCAGCCCGACCATGCTCAGTCAGCTCAGGAACGCGAGTTCCAACAGCTGCGCAAGGACTCAGCGCTGGAGGGTCTCGCCAAGGTCAGCGACCTCATTCCCAAGTCGATCAGGTCCACTGTCACCGTCCACTTCGCTGAATCAATGGCTGAAGGTCTGCTCGAAATCGCGTCCACCGGGCCTTGTGACCTCATCATCGTCGGCGCAGCCAGCCGCGGCCCGTTCCGCCGGTTCACGGTGGGGTCCGTCGCCAATGCCCTGCTCCATTCGGCCTCCGTGCCGGTGGCCCTCGCACCTTCGGGTTACCTCCCTCCGAGCAGACTGACACGACTCACCTGTGCGATGGGAACACGAGTCGGTGCCGACGCAGTCCTCGACGTATCCATCAGCTCATCGGTCCGACACGACGTCCCGCTGCGACTCATCTCACTCATCGGCTTGGACTCGTCCCCGAACACACCGGACGGACGGTCTCCCGCCGACCACGCGCGAGCGCTGCTGCTGAGCGCGTCCCAGCAGGTCGACGACGCGGTCGAAGTCATGGTCGATGTCGCCCACGGGCGGTCCGTCGACTCCGCGGTCGAAAGGCTGAGCTGGGACGACAGCGAGATCGTCATCATCGGTTCCAGCCGGCTGGCACAACCGAAGTCGCTGTTCCTCGGCGCCACGGCCAACAAAATGCTGCGCAGCCTCCCGGTCCCCATGGTCGTCGTCCCTCGCTACCCCGCTCCCGACATCGCTCCCGACAAAGACCTCTCCGTCTGA
- a CDS encoding IclR family transcriptional regulator, which yields MANGHPAGTQAVGRALNILKLLAGTEADLPLSSIAEELGLSSGTVYRIAKALLAEGLIAQNPWNDEYYLGSGAVLLGQAAQRSFGIDKMIPFLERLNEMTEESVNLAIRDGGESVVMTRVQSTLPLRFVQRVGARFPLYATASGKVILAFSDNADEYFDSLPDRLEPVTANTLGTRDDARSAVRATRERGFSIDDQENVDGVRCVGAPVLDATGQAQAAIVIQGPTVRMDDARLITLGADAVRAAQEVSRFLPVDHPLSM from the coding sequence ATGGCGAATGGGCATCCAGCAGGCACTCAGGCCGTCGGTCGTGCGCTGAACATCCTCAAGCTTCTGGCCGGCACCGAGGCGGATCTGCCCCTCTCCTCCATCGCTGAGGAGTTGGGGCTGTCCTCCGGAACCGTCTACCGCATTGCGAAGGCGCTTCTTGCTGAGGGCCTCATCGCCCAGAACCCGTGGAACGACGAGTACTACCTGGGCAGCGGGGCGGTGCTCCTCGGCCAGGCGGCGCAGCGGAGCTTCGGTATCGATAAGATGATCCCGTTCTTGGAACGGCTCAACGAGATGACCGAAGAATCAGTCAATCTCGCCATCCGCGATGGCGGCGAATCGGTCGTCATGACTCGTGTCCAGTCCACCCTCCCCCTGCGCTTCGTGCAAAGAGTCGGTGCACGATTCCCTCTGTACGCCACGGCCTCGGGCAAAGTGATCCTTGCGTTCTCGGACAATGCAGACGAGTACTTCGACTCGCTTCCCGATCGGCTCGAACCGGTCACAGCGAACACTCTGGGCACTCGCGACGATGCCCGGTCCGCCGTGCGTGCCACACGCGAACGAGGATTCAGCATCGACGATCAGGAGAACGTGGACGGAGTTCGCTGTGTCGGAGCGCCGGTCCTCGATGCGACTGGCCAAGCGCAGGCCGCCATCGTCATCCAGGGACCGACAGTGAGGATGGACGACGCCCGCCTCATCACATTGGGTGCCGATGCAGTCCGAGCGGCGCAGGAGGTCTCTCGGTTCTTGCCCGTCGACCATCCGCTCTCCATGTGA
- a CDS encoding MFS transporter gives MNSNPQPTDVSSFTKKDIRVVMMSCIVGTTVEWYDFFLYGMAAGLVFNKLYFPSDDPLIGTILAFASFAVGFVARPVGGLVFGHIGDRVGRKKTLVTTMMIMGIATFLIGVIPTHAMIGFAAPLLLVICRIAQGVAVGGEWGGAVLMAVEYASKGKRGLYGSFPQIGLAVGLVLGTGVFAFLGGVMSDASFLSWGWRVAFMFSAVLVGVGLFIRLKVMETPAFAKLEKAEARAVIPAVELAKDRQSRRNIILGMGARWAEGVAFNLWAVFIITYAATSLDVSQGTILTAVMVGAIIMVGVIPLMGRLSDHFDRRRMYALGVVALGILTYPTLLLIGTGNPLLIFISIGIVLGVVYPVVYAPEASLFAELFPTWTRYSGISVVYQISGIVASGMTPLILSYLLREGDGHIGSIVAYVLAVTVISGVSALLIRRTDMFTEDTEDDKHRERSHKAPVGP, from the coding sequence ATGAACTCGAACCCTCAGCCAACCGACGTCAGCTCGTTTACGAAGAAGGACATCCGCGTCGTCATGATGTCCTGCATCGTCGGGACCACCGTCGAATGGTACGACTTCTTCCTCTACGGAATGGCCGCCGGGCTCGTGTTCAACAAGCTCTACTTCCCCAGTGACGACCCCCTCATCGGCACCATTCTCGCCTTCGCCAGTTTCGCCGTGGGATTCGTTGCGCGGCCCGTCGGCGGACTGGTCTTCGGTCATATCGGTGATCGAGTCGGACGGAAGAAGACTCTGGTCACCACCATGATGATCATGGGTATCGCCACCTTCCTCATCGGCGTCATCCCCACCCACGCGATGATCGGCTTCGCCGCTCCCCTCCTCCTCGTCATCTGCCGAATCGCTCAAGGCGTCGCCGTCGGCGGCGAATGGGGCGGAGCCGTGCTGATGGCGGTCGAGTACGCGTCCAAAGGCAAGCGCGGCCTCTACGGCAGCTTCCCTCAGATCGGCCTCGCGGTCGGTCTGGTCCTCGGCACAGGTGTCTTCGCGTTCCTCGGCGGGGTGATGTCCGATGCTTCATTCCTCAGCTGGGGTTGGCGAGTCGCCTTCATGTTCAGTGCTGTGCTCGTCGGCGTCGGCCTCTTCATCAGGCTGAAGGTGATGGAGACACCGGCCTTCGCCAAGCTCGAGAAGGCAGAAGCTCGCGCGGTCATCCCCGCCGTGGAACTGGCCAAGGACAGGCAGAGTCGACGCAACATCATTCTGGGAATGGGCGCGCGCTGGGCCGAAGGCGTCGCGTTCAACCTCTGGGCCGTATTCATCATCACCTATGCCGCGACGAGCCTGGACGTCAGCCAGGGAACGATCCTGACCGCGGTCATGGTCGGTGCGATCATCATGGTCGGAGTCATCCCGCTCATGGGTCGGCTGTCCGATCACTTCGACCGACGGCGCATGTACGCTCTCGGCGTCGTCGCTCTGGGCATCCTCACCTACCCGACGCTGCTGCTCATCGGCACCGGAAATCCGCTGTTGATCTTCATCAGCATCGGTATCGTACTCGGTGTCGTCTACCCGGTCGTCTATGCCCCGGAAGCCTCGCTCTTCGCCGAGCTGTTCCCCACGTGGACCCGATACAGCGGAATCTCGGTCGTCTACCAGATCTCTGGAATCGTCGCCTCCGGGATGACGCCGCTCATCCTCTCCTATCTTCTCCGAGAGGGTGACGGACATATCGGGTCGATCGTGGCCTATGTCCTCGCCGTTACGGTGATCAGCGGGGTGTCGGCTCTGCTGATCCGACGCACAGACATGTTCACCGAAGATACGGAAGACGACAAGCACCGTGAGCGGTCTCACAAGGCGCCTGTCGGCCCCTGA
- a CDS encoding hydroxyacid-oxoacid transhydrogenase translates to MGTSLQNESVFTWAAPPLKFGNGSLSELYSDIKAFGAQSCLIITDTHVRATGIPDDVLHELQNEDISTDIFDEVGIEPTNESIDYAVQWARQKDWDCYVAIGGGSVIDTAKAVNLLTTHPGELLDYVTPPIGEGTAPWLPLKPLIAVPTTAGTGSESTTICVIDFLDMHLKAAISHARLRPSMAIVDPLTTVSLPSQVTAASGMDVLSHALESYTSVAFDAKPAPDDPTKRPAFCGSNPISDIWCEQALKLVGRNLRKAVMNGRDIDARSQMALASASAGTGFGNAGTHLPHANAYPIAGAVENYQAEGYPEMVMVPHGQAVSSTAPAVFRWTYPADPDRHLRAAELLSGQTFTRTDGAEALAHVLTELMHDIDMPTGLRSFGYTEDNIDELVDGTLKQTRQMAVVPRPVTREALTGIFRESL, encoded by the coding sequence ATGGGCACATCTCTGCAGAACGAATCCGTATTCACCTGGGCCGCACCGCCATTGAAATTCGGAAACGGATCTCTCAGCGAGCTCTACTCAGACATCAAGGCATTCGGCGCGCAGTCTTGCCTCATCATCACGGACACTCACGTCCGCGCCACAGGCATACCCGATGACGTTCTCCACGAACTCCAGAACGAAGACATCTCGACCGACATCTTCGACGAAGTGGGAATCGAACCGACCAACGAAAGCATCGACTACGCCGTGCAGTGGGCGCGGCAGAAGGACTGGGACTGCTACGTTGCCATCGGCGGTGGCTCCGTGATTGACACAGCGAAAGCCGTCAATCTGCTCACAACCCACCCTGGCGAACTCCTCGACTACGTGACGCCGCCCATCGGCGAAGGCACTGCTCCCTGGCTGCCGCTGAAGCCCCTCATCGCCGTACCGACCACTGCAGGCACCGGCTCCGAATCGACGACGATCTGCGTCATCGATTTTCTGGACATGCACCTCAAAGCCGCGATCAGTCACGCCCGGCTTCGCCCGTCCATGGCCATCGTCGATCCGCTGACCACAGTTTCCCTCCCCTCCCAGGTCACTGCTGCGAGCGGAATGGACGTCCTGTCACATGCGCTCGAAAGCTACACCAGCGTTGCCTTCGATGCGAAGCCGGCCCCGGACGATCCGACGAAACGTCCAGCCTTCTGCGGGTCCAACCCCATCAGCGACATCTGGTGCGAACAGGCACTTAAGCTCGTGGGCCGCAACCTGCGCAAGGCCGTGATGAATGGCCGCGATATCGATGCGAGAAGTCAGATGGCCCTGGCTTCGGCATCTGCCGGAACCGGGTTCGGCAACGCCGGCACCCACCTCCCCCACGCAAACGCCTACCCGATCGCCGGCGCGGTTGAGAACTACCAGGCCGAAGGCTATCCGGAGATGGTCATGGTCCCGCACGGCCAAGCCGTCTCCTCAACCGCTCCCGCCGTCTTCCGCTGGACCTACCCGGCCGACCCTGACCGCCACCTCCGCGCCGCAGAGCTGCTGAGCGGTCAGACATTCACCCGCACCGACGGCGCCGAGGCGCTGGCCCATGTGCTCACGGAGCTGATGCACGACATCGATATGCCGACGGGACTGCGCAGCTTCGGCTACACCGAAGACAACATCGACGAACTCGTCGATGGGACCCTCAAACAGACCCGACAGATGGCCGTCGTGCCCCGCCCGGTCACACGCGAGGCACTGACAGGAATCTTCCGGGAGTCATTATGA
- a CDS encoding patatin-like phospholipase family protein yields MTEPSTATRISDTALIFEGGGMRASLTSAMAVVLLSERLSFDWVAGISAGASTAVNYLSGDKWRARRSFVEFAKEEEFGGWRYFARGKGMFHGEYIYQRAGAPDEALPFDWDTYEASTGDMRIIAFDAETGEEAVWSKKDTPNIDDLMIRVQASSTMPIVMPPVHLDGHVYVDGAMGEDGGIALSQAQREGFEKFVIVLTQERGYKKEPQRFPAVFRGIFRKYPALADALLTRWRRYNETRERIFELEAEGKAHVFVPDRMPVDNSTRDLSRLAAAHRRGLSQARRELPALREFVDVQLM; encoded by the coding sequence ATGACGGAACCTTCGACAGCGACGCGAATCAGCGATACCGCACTCATCTTCGAAGGCGGTGGAATGCGAGCCTCACTCACCAGTGCGATGGCGGTCGTCTTGCTGAGTGAACGGCTGTCGTTTGACTGGGTCGCTGGAATCAGTGCCGGAGCATCCACCGCAGTGAACTACTTGTCAGGCGACAAGTGGCGTGCCCGCCGGTCCTTCGTCGAGTTCGCCAAAGAAGAAGAATTCGGCGGGTGGCGGTATTTCGCCCGTGGCAAGGGAATGTTCCACGGCGAGTACATCTACCAACGAGCGGGCGCGCCAGATGAGGCTTTGCCGTTCGACTGGGACACCTACGAGGCAAGCACTGGTGACATGCGGATCATCGCGTTCGACGCCGAGACCGGCGAAGAGGCGGTGTGGTCGAAGAAGGACACCCCGAACATCGACGATTTGATGATCCGGGTGCAGGCGTCATCAACGATGCCGATTGTCATGCCGCCAGTGCATCTCGACGGGCACGTGTACGTCGATGGTGCGATGGGGGAGGACGGCGGGATCGCCCTGAGCCAGGCCCAGCGCGAAGGCTTCGAAAAGTTCGTCATCGTGCTCACTCAGGAACGTGGATACAAGAAAGAACCACAGCGATTCCCTGCAGTCTTCCGTGGCATCTTCCGGAAGTATCCTGCACTTGCCGACGCGTTGTTGACTCGGTGGAGGCGATACAACGAGACCCGTGAACGCATCTTCGAACTCGAAGCGGAGGGGAAAGCGCACGTCTTCGTCCCTGATCGCATGCCGGTCGACAACAGCACTCGCGATCTCTCGCGTCTGGCTGCCGCTCATCGGAGAGGGCTTTCGCAGGCGCGTCGCGAACTTCCGGCGCTTCGAGAATTCGTTGACGTCCAATTGATGTGA
- a CDS encoding FAD-dependent oxidoreductase translates to MTTPPATTIPTADGDAPAALNTGDELDVLVVGAGGAGLSAAVFAAIAGLRTAVIERTERVGGTTAFTAGTTWVPGTHHAEEVGAEDSRAQVRAFLDAAVGAHSPAGLRERFLELGPEAVAVMEAGSHVSYRARAMHPDYLTELPGARLFGRALEPYPFDGTLLGRRLTLVRNPLPEFTVFDGMSLERDDIGHLLGAHPQDESRSHLLALRRAYRDAIDEYGADTRRTMGNALIAGLLHTLDEARVPVLTHSEVTSVTSEDDEAGHQVVISENGHEFTVRARNLVFASGGFNRSPERRAKMLPNHDLDWCPGAPGHTGQAHDLVDSLGGRYGTSALAHTYYAPVSRRRRSDGSWAVFPHFVMDRAKPHMVVVDQNGYRYLNESTSYHLFGLRMVQHDHENPGRSIPSFLITDAEGMRRYGLGMIHPFQSERKLAAHVESGYLLRGDSITELAQALGVPADELSRTIERTNGPAARGEDPDFHRGANDYERFNGDSGSETGHPNVAPVDGAPYYAVRLFPGDIGAATGYLTDESATVLDQSGLRMRGVYAVGNDMQSVMGGVYPAPGITIGPGLVFAYAAVRDILGRPLPGAEGTRTVAGWE, encoded by the coding sequence ATGACCACACCTCCTGCGACAACGATCCCGACTGCAGATGGAGACGCCCCCGCAGCATTGAACACGGGAGACGAACTCGATGTCCTCGTCGTCGGGGCCGGCGGAGCGGGACTGTCAGCGGCAGTCTTCGCCGCGATCGCCGGTCTGCGGACCGCCGTCATCGAACGCACCGAACGCGTGGGAGGAACCACCGCGTTCACCGCAGGAACCACGTGGGTACCGGGAACCCACCACGCGGAGGAAGTCGGAGCCGAGGACTCGCGCGCCCAGGTTCGGGCCTTCCTCGATGCCGCCGTCGGTGCGCACTCGCCCGCCGGCCTGCGGGAGAGATTCCTCGAGCTCGGACCTGAGGCGGTGGCGGTCATGGAGGCTGGTTCGCATGTGAGTTACCGCGCCCGAGCGATGCATCCGGACTATCTCACCGAACTACCGGGCGCCCGGCTGTTCGGACGCGCCCTCGAACCGTACCCCTTCGATGGCACCCTCCTGGGCCGACGTCTGACGCTCGTGCGCAACCCGCTGCCAGAGTTCACGGTGTTCGACGGGATGTCACTCGAACGCGATGACATCGGGCACCTCCTCGGTGCGCACCCGCAGGACGAATCGCGGTCTCATCTGCTCGCGCTGCGCCGCGCGTATCGAGACGCAATCGACGAATACGGCGCTGATACGCGCCGGACGATGGGCAATGCGCTCATAGCCGGACTCCTCCACACCCTCGATGAGGCAAGGGTTCCGGTTCTCACTCACAGCGAAGTCACCTCGGTGACGTCTGAGGACGATGAAGCTGGGCATCAGGTCGTCATCAGCGAAAACGGTCATGAGTTCACTGTCAGAGCGCGTAATCTCGTCTTCGCCAGCGGCGGGTTCAACCGCAGTCCCGAGCGTCGGGCCAAGATGCTCCCCAACCACGACCTCGACTGGTGCCCGGGGGCGCCGGGGCATACGGGGCAGGCGCACGACCTCGTCGACAGCCTCGGAGGACGATACGGCACCAGCGCACTTGCACATACCTACTACGCGCCCGTCTCAAGACGCCGCCGGTCAGACGGGTCGTGGGCCGTCTTCCCACACTTCGTCATGGACCGGGCCAAGCCGCACATGGTCGTGGTCGACCAGAACGGATACCGCTACCTCAACGAGTCGACGAGCTACCATCTCTTCGGCTTGCGCATGGTCCAGCACGACCACGAGAATCCCGGCAGATCCATTCCGTCGTTTCTCATCACCGATGCCGAGGGAATGCGCCGCTACGGGTTGGGGATGATCCATCCGTTCCAGAGCGAACGCAAGCTCGCGGCGCATGTTGAATCCGGCTATCTGCTGAGGGGAGATTCGATCACCGAACTCGCCCAGGCGCTCGGGGTTCCGGCCGACGAGCTGAGCCGGACCATCGAACGCACCAACGGTCCGGCCGCACGTGGAGAAGATCCGGACTTCCACCGCGGAGCCAATGACTATGAGCGGTTCAACGGCGATTCCGGTTCCGAGACCGGCCACCCCAACGTCGCCCCTGTCGACGGAGCACCCTATTATGCGGTGCGGCTGTTCCCCGGAGACATCGGAGCCGCAACGGGATACCTCACCGACGAGTCTGCGACGGTCCTCGACCAGTCTGGTCTACGGATGCGGGGCGTCTACGCCGTAGGCAATGATATGCAGTCAGTGATGGGCGGGGTCTACCCTGCCCCCGGTATCACGATAGGTCCCGGACTTGTCTTCGCTTACGCCGCCGTACGGGACATCCTTGGTCGTCCCCTGCCCGGCGCTGAGGGCACACGCACCGTGGCCGGGTGGGAGTAA